The Desulfuromonas versatilis genome has a segment encoding these proteins:
- the rho gene encoding transcription termination factor Rho — MNLKELKEKKATELAAIAKDLKLEGAPGMRKQDLIFAILNATAEKNGAIFGEGVLEILPDGFGFLRAPDANYLPGPDDIYVSPSQIRRFNLRTGDTVSGQIRPPKEGERYFALLKVSEVNFENPSVAREKTLFDNLTPLYPEERLVLEATPDNYSARVVDLVTPVGKGQRALIVAPPRTGKTMLLQNIANSITANHPEVYLIVLLIDERPEEVTDMQRSVNGEVISSTFDEPATRHVQVAEMVIEKAKRLVEHKRDVVILLDSITRLARAYNTVVPPSGKILSGGVDSNALHKPKRFFGAARNIEEGGSLTIIATALVDTGSKMDEVIFEEFKGTGNMELHLDRRLVDKRTFPAIDINKSGTRREELLVEKTTLQRIWLLRKVLSQMNVVDSMEFLLEKLGESKTNKEFFDSMNQ, encoded by the coding sequence ATGAACCTGAAGGAACTCAAGGAGAAAAAGGCCACCGAACTGGCGGCCATTGCCAAGGATCTGAAGCTCGAAGGCGCCCCCGGGATGCGCAAGCAGGACCTGATTTTCGCCATCCTCAACGCCACCGCCGAGAAGAACGGCGCGATCTTCGGCGAAGGGGTGCTGGAAATCCTCCCTGACGGTTTCGGCTTTCTGCGGGCCCCCGACGCCAACTATCTCCCCGGTCCTGACGACATCTATGTCTCTCCCTCGCAGATCCGCCGCTTCAACCTGCGCACCGGCGATACCGTTTCGGGCCAGATCCGCCCCCCCAAGGAGGGCGAGCGTTATTTCGCCTTGCTCAAGGTTTCCGAGGTCAACTTCGAAAACCCCTCGGTGGCCCGCGAAAAGACCCTCTTCGACAACCTCACCCCCCTCTACCCGGAGGAGCGCCTGGTGCTGGAAGCTACCCCCGACAACTACTCGGCGCGGGTGGTCGATCTGGTCACCCCCGTCGGCAAGGGGCAGCGCGCGCTGATCGTGGCGCCGCCGCGCACCGGCAAGACCATGCTGCTGCAGAACATCGCCAATTCCATCACCGCCAACCACCCCGAGGTCTACCTGATCGTGCTGCTCATTGACGAGCGCCCCGAAGAGGTGACCGACATGCAGCGCTCGGTGAACGGCGAGGTCATCTCCTCGACCTTCGACGAGCCGGCCACCCGCCACGTGCAGGTCGCCGAGATGGTCATCGAGAAGGCCAAACGCCTGGTGGAGCACAAGCGCGACGTGGTCATTCTGCTCGACTCCATCACCCGTCTGGCCCGGGCCTACAACACCGTGGTCCCGCCGAGCGGCAAGATCCTCTCGGGCGGCGTTGACTCCAACGCCCTGCACAAGCCCAAGCGCTTCTTCGGCGCGGCGCGCAACATCGAGGAAGGTGGCAGCCTGACCATCATCGCCACCGCCCTGGTCGACACCGGCAGCAAGATGGACGAGGTCATCTTCGAGGAGTTCAAGGGGACCGGCAACATGGAGCTGCACCTTGACCGGCGCCTGGTCGACAAGCGCACCTTCCCGGCCATCGACATCAACAAGTCGGGCACCCGCCGCGAGGAACTGCTGGTGGAGAAGACCACCCTGCAGCGCATCTGGCTGCTGCGCAAGGTTCTCTCGCAGATGAACGTGGTCGACAGCATGGAGTTTCTCCTGGAGAAACTGGGGGAATCCAAGACCAACAAGGAATTCTTCGACTCCATGAACCAGTAG